The proteins below are encoded in one region of Deltaproteobacteria bacterium:
- a CDS encoding UDP-N-acetylmuramoyl-L-alanyl-D-glutamate--2,6-diaminopimelate ligase: MLATLPAALAPKQLPALDPVIRGIRYDSRAVAPGDLFVALRGATADGHAYLAQALALGAVALLVEEAPANAGNAAVVIVPDSRRAMAPIANAFFGAPSSELALIGITGTNGKTSTTFLCESILRAAGERPGLIGTVEVRYAEERIRSVNTTPESLDLQRLLRDMRTRGVSAVAMEVSSHGLELGRVEGCTFRAAAVTNVTQDHLDFHGTMEAYQAAKERLFHTYLAADGVAVINVDDPRSPGFVAAAEKRGARRVLVSKRKDARADVRVLAADVALTGTRARLALPSGELEVALPLVGDFNLENLTVAVGIAAGLEIAPLAIARGIASCPQVPGRMQRVGAELANAPTVLVDYAHTPDAVEKVLRSVRPLTRGKLIAVFGCGGDRDRTKRPKMAEAVARLADRAVLTSDNPRTEDPQRILADVEAGLGAMQRVPSAGLATAQRAYVALVDRREAIELAVASAKPEDTIVIAGKGHEDYQIVGREKFPFDDREEAQRALERRAR, translated from the coding sequence CTGCTCGCCACCCTGCCCGCCGCACTCGCGCCGAAGCAGCTCCCCGCGCTCGATCCCGTGATCCGCGGCATCCGCTACGACTCGCGCGCCGTCGCGCCGGGCGATCTGTTCGTCGCGCTGCGCGGAGCCACCGCCGACGGCCACGCCTACCTCGCACAGGCGCTCGCGCTGGGCGCCGTCGCGCTGCTCGTCGAAGAAGCGCCGGCGAACGCGGGCAACGCTGCGGTCGTGATCGTGCCCGACTCGCGCCGCGCCATGGCGCCCATCGCGAACGCGTTCTTCGGCGCGCCCTCCTCCGAGCTGGCGCTGATCGGCATCACCGGCACGAACGGCAAGACCAGCACCACGTTCCTCTGCGAGTCGATCCTGCGCGCCGCGGGCGAGCGCCCCGGCCTGATCGGCACCGTGGAGGTGCGATACGCCGAGGAGCGCATCCGCTCCGTCAACACCACGCCGGAGAGCCTCGACCTGCAGCGCTTGTTACGGGACATGCGCACGCGCGGCGTCTCGGCGGTGGCGATGGAGGTGAGCTCGCACGGGCTCGAGCTCGGGCGCGTCGAGGGTTGCACGTTCCGCGCAGCGGCGGTCACGAACGTGACGCAGGATCACCTCGACTTTCACGGCACGATGGAGGCTTATCAGGCCGCGAAGGAGCGGCTCTTCCACACGTACCTCGCGGCGGACGGCGTCGCCGTGATCAACGTGGACGACCCGCGCTCGCCCGGCTTCGTCGCCGCGGCGGAGAAGCGCGGTGCGCGGCGCGTGCTCGTGAGCAAGCGCAAGGACGCGCGCGCCGACGTGCGCGTGCTCGCCGCCGACGTGGCGCTCACCGGCACGCGCGCGCGCCTCGCGCTCCCGAGCGGCGAGCTCGAGGTCGCGCTGCCGCTGGTCGGCGACTTCAACCTCGAGAACCTCACCGTCGCGGTCGGCATCGCGGCCGGCCTCGAGATCGCGCCGCTCGCGATCGCGCGCGGCATCGCGAGCTGCCCGCAAGTGCCGGGCCGCATGCAGCGCGTCGGCGCCGAGCTCGCGAACGCGCCCACCGTGCTCGTGGACTACGCGCACACGCCCGACGCGGTGGAGAAGGTGCTGCGCAGCGTGCGCCCGCTGACGCGCGGCAAGCTGATCGCGGTGTTCGGCTGCGGCGGCGATCGCGACCGCACGAAGCGCCCGAAGATGGCCGAGGCCGTCGCGCGCCTCGCAGACCGCGCGGTGCTCACGAGCGACAACCCGCGCACGGAAGACCCGCAGCGCATCCTCGCCGACGTCGAGGCGGGCCTTGGCGCGATGCAGCGCGTGCCGAGCGCGGGGCTCGCCACCGCGCAGCGCGCGTACGTGGCGCTCGTCGATCGACGCGAAGCGATCGAGCTCGCCGTCGCGAGCGCGAAGCCCGAGGACACGATCGTGATCGCGGGCAAGGGCCACGAGGACTACCAGATCGTGGGGCGCGAGAAGTTCCCGTTCGACGACCGCGAAGAAGCGCAGCGCGCGCTCGAAAGGCGCGCGCGATGA